The following proteins are encoded in a genomic region of Arachis stenosperma cultivar V10309 chromosome 4, arast.V10309.gnm1.PFL2, whole genome shotgun sequence:
- the LOC130975487 gene encoding uncharacterized protein LOC130975487, with amino-acid sequence METISQDHSKLDSDMITDGMKPLVEFDPSIKVKSIITEVQARFNYTISYWKAWLAKQKSIANVFGRWKESYRDLLLWFLAMVQKMPGSQVQIEIRLLYNESQEVDGVRILHRVFWSFNPCIRAFKYCKPLVQVDTTHLYGKYKGCLLVSVALDENQNIVPITFAIVKDETANAWHFFLSNLQTYVVRRDGVGIISDRHESIRAAINRSGGDWKPLRAWWMFCIRHIGRNFLREFKVPHLQKLVVNIGYSRTVEE; translated from the coding sequence ATGGAAACAATCTCACAAGATCACTCCAAGTTAGACTCAGATATGATTACTGACGGTATGAAGCCATTGGTTGAATTCGACCCATCCATAAAGGTCAAATCTATAATTACGGAAGTCCAGGCAAGATTCAACTACACTATTAGTTATTGGAAGGCTTGGCTGGCAAAGCAGAAGTCGATAGCCAATGTTTTCGGTAGATGGAAAGAATCTTACCGAGATTTGCTGTTGTGGTTCTTGGCAATGGTTCAGAAGATGCCTGGTTCACAAGTCCAAATAGAAATACGACTCCTGTATAACGAGAGTCAAGAGGTGGACGGTGTTAGGATACTTCATCGGGTATTCTGGAGTTTCAATCCATGCATAAGAGCTTTCAAATATTGCAAGCCACTGGTTCAGGTTGACACAACCCACCTATACGGAAAATATAAAGGTTGCCTTTTGGTTTCAGTTGCGCTAGATGAAAATCAAAACATTGTACCGATTACTTTTGCAATTGTAAAGGATGAGACTGCTAATGCCTGGCACTTTTTTCTCAGTAATTTACAAACATATGTTGTAAGAAGAGACGGCGTGGGTATAATCTCTGATCGTCATGAGTCAATTCGGGCCGCAATAAATCGTAGTGGAGGTGATTGGAAACCTCTGAGAGCATGGTGGATGTTTTGTATTCGGCACATTGGTAGAAACTTCTTAAGGGAATTCAAGGTCCCGCACTTGCAAAAGCTTGTGGTCAACATTGGGTATTCAAGAACAGTGGAGGAGTAA
- the LOC130973214 gene encoding RING-H2 finger protein ATL74, which translates to MQLQRRVLETGLSISPSSSSSSSSSIINEANFDTNMVIILAALMCALVCALGLNSIARCALRCGRRLTAEQEAERLATTGLKKSHLRRIPVAVYGSGENIPATECPICLGEFERGDKVRMLPQCNHGFHVKCIDTWLVSHSSCPNCRHSLLEKPKVNNSSSASSGGGDGGGSGGGGGGNMVIVLDRAS; encoded by the coding sequence ATGCAATTGCAACGGCGTGTTCTCGAAACAGGGTTAAGCATTTCAccatcttcttcatcatcttcttcttcttcgatcATCAATGAAGCGAACTTCGACACCAACATGGTGATAATCCTGGCGGCGCTAATGTGCGCACTGGTGTGCGCCTTGGGTCTGAACTCCATAGCACGGTGTGCGCTCCGGTGCGGACGGAGGCTGACGGCGGAGCAAGAGGCGGAGAGGCTGGCGACGACGGGGCTCAAGAAGAGCCACCTGAGGAGGATTCCCGTGGCGGTGTACGGCTCCGGCGAGAATATTCCAGCGACGGAGTGCCCAATATGTTTGGGTGAGTTCGAGAGAGGGGATAAAGTTAGAATGCTTCCTCAGTGTAACCACGGGTTTCACGTGAAGTGTATTGACACGTGGCTCGTTTCGCATTCGTCTTGCCCTAATTGCCGACACTCCTTGCTTGAGAAGCCTAAGGTAAATAATAGTAGTTCTGCTTCTTCAGGTGGTGGTGACGGCGGCGGTAGTGGGGGAGGCGGGGGAGGAAACATGGTGATCGTCCTCGACCGGGCAAGTTAA